One genomic segment of Rubripirellula amarantea includes these proteins:
- a CDS encoding serine/threonine-protein kinase: MTTASTKARQTCNQCSFAFNVHEAIGGGCPRCFVRQVVSVDDEHHSVESTPPELPAVATLQPLFDDYELLDLIGDGGMSVVYRAKQVRVDRVVALKIMKQTDSDDSQWDARFKREIDVLARLNHPGIVMVHDAGTAGRYPFIAMEYVEGVNLRQLIGQSRLTSQEMLKIVPDICDALQYAHDRGIVHRDLKPENILIDQQGRAKIADFGLSKLTDQAILENADAALTKSSQVFGTPRYMAPEQYKGSGDVDSRADLYSLGVVLYEMLTGVIPQAGSDPPSIINERREMDSIQASQCSHFSDAIELDDKVSKLMAAEPSRRYQSAAEFRSDFLRAFTQRPSPLLPSSIRWPDKTVVAKWTLAVFTLSVFLFGLPVFATAFDHVWKSINEDFHGQSNYAKTSRLQAGYWTVCGLMIWFSSGVLTQVALSGVKDWRSSSLSEKLLAPVHYITGLVLLCLVFLLPLIATVLWASIPFWTSVRDWQLFGTSFSPGTNGPYGWKALQVGLLLSAIWISVLFAINEWRTANENGLDARLRLPAIASRAIFSFAFSASLFGTLIATFVTAKL; this comes from the coding sequence ATGACCACCGCGTCTACAAAGGCAAGGCAAACTTGCAATCAATGCAGCTTCGCATTCAATGTCCACGAGGCTATCGGTGGAGGCTGTCCGCGATGCTTTGTGCGGCAAGTCGTTTCCGTTGACGATGAACATCACTCAGTGGAATCGACGCCGCCGGAGCTGCCCGCCGTCGCAACGCTGCAGCCTCTATTCGATGACTACGAGTTGCTCGACCTAATCGGTGATGGAGGCATGAGTGTCGTCTATCGCGCCAAACAGGTCCGCGTGGATCGAGTCGTTGCCTTGAAGATCATGAAGCAAACTGATTCGGATGACTCGCAATGGGACGCTCGGTTCAAGCGAGAGATTGACGTGCTTGCCCGATTGAATCATCCCGGAATCGTTATGGTGCATGATGCTGGCACCGCTGGCCGGTATCCCTTCATCGCAATGGAGTACGTTGAGGGCGTCAATCTTCGGCAATTGATTGGCCAATCGCGGCTGACCAGTCAGGAAATGCTGAAAATCGTTCCTGATATCTGCGACGCGTTGCAGTACGCCCATGACCGCGGGATCGTCCATCGAGACTTGAAGCCAGAGAACATTCTGATCGACCAACAAGGGCGAGCAAAAATTGCGGACTTTGGATTGTCGAAGCTGACCGACCAAGCGATTCTCGAAAACGCTGATGCTGCCCTCACAAAGTCCAGCCAGGTTTTCGGGACGCCGCGATACATGGCACCGGAGCAATACAAGGGATCGGGCGATGTCGATTCTCGTGCAGACCTGTATTCCTTGGGTGTGGTCCTCTACGAAATGTTGACCGGGGTTATTCCGCAAGCCGGCAGCGACCCTCCATCAATTATCAATGAACGACGGGAAATGGATAGTATTCAGGCAAGTCAGTGCTCACATTTTAGCGACGCGATCGAGCTGGATGACAAAGTCTCCAAACTAATGGCCGCCGAACCATCGCGGCGGTATCAGTCGGCTGCCGAGTTTCGGTCGGACTTCTTGAGAGCATTCACCCAGCGTCCATCGCCGCTTCTCCCTTCAAGCATTCGATGGCCCGACAAGACAGTTGTCGCGAAGTGGACGTTGGCTGTTTTTACCCTAAGCGTCTTCTTGTTCGGTCTCCCGGTTTTCGCGACCGCCTTCGACCATGTTTGGAAGAGCATCAACGAAGATTTTCATGGGCAATCGAACTATGCCAAAACGTCCCGCCTGCAAGCCGGCTATTGGACCGTGTGCGGGCTGATGATCTGGTTCTCCAGCGGCGTGCTCACGCAGGTTGCTCTGTCCGGTGTCAAAGACTGGCGGTCAAGTTCCCTGTCTGAAAAACTGCTTGCTCCGGTTCACTACATCACTGGCTTGGTATTGCTGTGCTTGGTTTTTCTGTTGCCATTGATCGCCACCGTCCTATGGGCGTCGATTCCTTTTTGGACATCAGTCCGCGACTGGCAACTGTTTGGCACGTCATTCTCGCCCGGCACTAACGGTCCGTACGGTTGGAAAGCCCTGCAAGTCGGGTTGCTGTTGTCAGCGATCTGGATCAGTGTGCTTTTCGCGATCAACGAGTGGAGGACAGCAAACGAAAACGGTTTGGATGCTCGATTGCGATTGCCTGCCATAGCCAGCCGAGCCATATTTTCTTTCGCTTTCTCAGCTAGCCTGTTCGGGACACTGATCGCGACATTCGTCACCGCAAAACTTTGA